Proteins from one Loktanella sp. M215 genomic window:
- a CDS encoding IS3 family transposase (programmed frameshift) yields the protein MSKRKQHAPEFKAKVALEALKGEATVSELASRFGVHPTMINQWKRALLDGASGVFERGGRKTPVIDEDQVRDLHAKIGELAVANFFFGKKAQTLGREVRRSMVERDHPDLSIGQQCALLSIPRSSFYYMPQGETEQNLALMRLIDVQFLETPFFGVRQMTWHLRNEGHAVNEKRIRRLMRLIGLMPIYQKPNTSKPANGHKTYPYLLRGLRVERPNQVWCVDITYLPMRRGFLYLVAIMDWHTRMVLAWRISNTLDADFCVDALNEAIYRFGPPDIMNSDQGSQFTSFAWTDRLRRSGVRISMDGKGRYLDNIFIERLWRTLKYECVYLHVWETGSQARAGVRTWMGFYNHRRPHKALGGQPPAVVYSLKVEATQPDQQEQIRA from the exons ATGTCGAAACGAAAGCAGCACGCCCCTGAGTTCAAGGCGAAGGTGGCGCTTGAGGCGCTGAAAGGTGAGGCGACGGTGTCGGAGCTGGCGAGCCGGTTCGGCGTGCATCCGACGATGATCAACCAATGGAAACGTGCGCTGCTGGATGGCGCGTCCGGTGTCTTTGAACGCGGCGGCCGCAAGACGCCGGTCATCGATGAAGACCAGGTCAGGGATCTGCATGCCAAGATCGGGGAGCTGGCGGTGGCCAACT TCTTTTTTGGAAAGAAAGCTCAAACCTTGGGGCGGGAAGTGAGGCGCAGCATGGTCGAGCGCGACCATCCGGACCTGTCGATTGGCCAGCAGTGCGCGCTTCTGTCGATACCGCGGTCGTCGTTTTATTACATGCCGCAGGGTGAGACGGAGCAGAACCTCGCGCTGATGCGGCTGATCGACGTGCAATTCCTGGAGACGCCCTTCTTCGGCGTGCGCCAGATGACGTGGCACCTGCGCAACGAGGGACACGCGGTGAACGAGAAGCGCATCCGTCGGCTTATGCGCCTGATTGGTTTGATGCCAATCTACCAGAAACCCAACACCAGCAAGCCGGCGAATGGGCACAAGACCTATCCCTACCTCTTGCGCGGGCTGCGCGTAGAGCGGCCCAATCAGGTTTGGTGCGTGGACATCACCTACCTGCCGATGCGCAGAGGGTTTCTCTATCTGGTGGCGATCATGGACTGGCACACCCGAATGGTTCTGGCCTGGCGGATCTCGAACACGCTGGACGCCGACTTCTGCGTCGACGCGCTGAACGAGGCAATCTATCGGTTCGGGCCACCTGACATCATGAACAGCGATCAGGGATCGCAGTTCACATCGTTTGCCTGGACAGATCGCCTGCGGCGGTCGGGCGTCCGTATATCGATGGATGGCAAGGGCCGCTACTTGGACAACATCTTCATCGAGCGCCTGTGGCGCACGCTGAAATACGAGTGCGTCTATCTGCATGTCTGGGAGACCGGGTCTCAGGCCCGCGCGGGTGTCCGGACATGGATGGGGTTCTACAATCACCGCCGCCCGCACAAAGCCCTTGGCGGCCAACCACCGGCCGTAGTCTACTCGCTGAAAGTCGAAGCAACGCAACCCGATCAGCAGGAGCAGATCAGAGCTTAG
- a CDS encoding DNA methyltransferase, with amino-acid sequence MTQRGEDQVSLSLEGHTVDPHPFLGIKLNPWAAAVAELVLWIGYLQWHFCTRGKASPAEPVLRDIKTIENRDAVRTWDAVTPWLDADGAPVTRWDGETTITSQPIPDPDPDARGQIIDDANPKPAKWPEADFIVGNPPFIGASRMRDALGDGYAEALWTA; translated from the coding sequence ATGACCCAGCGGGGCGAGGATCAGGTGTCACTCTCGCTCGAAGGGCATACGGTAGATCCGCACCCGTTTCTGGGGATCAAGCTGAACCCATGGGCCGCCGCGGTGGCGGAACTGGTGCTGTGGATCGGCTACCTGCAATGGCATTTTTGCACCCGCGGCAAGGCCAGTCCGGCAGAGCCTGTCCTGCGCGATATCAAGACCATCGAAAACCGGGACGCCGTGCGGACATGGGACGCGGTGACGCCCTGGCTGGACGCGGACGGCGCGCCCGTCACCCGCTGGGACGGCGAGACCACGATCACCAGCCAGCCCATCCCCGACCCTGACCCCGATGCGCGGGGGCAGATCATCGACGACGCCAACCCGAAACCCGCGAAATGGCCAGAGGCGGATTTCATCGTCGGCAACCCGCCCTTCATCGGCGCCAGCCGGATGCGGGACGCACTGGGCGACGGCTATGCCGAGGCGCTGTGGACAGCCTAA
- a CDS encoding DNA methyltransferase yields the protein MNPTVMEPLRADWVAVQASALILTDQSRQKDALNLVKAFHRRICAIRVLAPACGSGNFL from the coding sequence GTGAACCCGACCGTGATGGAACCGCTGCGCGCTGACTGGGTCGCCGTGCAGGCCTCTGCTCTGATCCTGACCGATCAGAGCCGGCAGAAGGACGCGCTAAACCTCGTCAAGGCCTTTCACCGCCGCATCTGCGCGATCCGGGTGCTGGCCCCCGCCTGCGGGTCCGGTAACTTCCTGTAA
- a CDS encoding transposase, protein MTRRKFSREFKIEAVRLVTERGVAVAQACRDLDLAESVARVAGCGN, encoded by the coding sequence ATGACGAGACGGAAGTTTAGCCGCGAGTTCAAGATCGAGGCGGTAAGGCTGGTGACCGAGCGAGGCGTTGCGGTCGCTCAGGCGTGCCGGGACCTGGATCTTGCGGAGAGCGTGGCTCGCGTCGCTGGATGCGGGAATTGA
- a CDS encoding IS3 family transposase → MGAPVAAFPGNGLQRAELAEIATLKREVAKLKAERDILKKGEPCAPLVRAQWRAPTSRGKRHDVRFRGKASAHLAPLGDARIAERATGSAGCARCWASPRSGFHAWLRRPISERAAQDAKLVQSIDKSFKASDRTYGARRVWRDVLEEGLACGLHRIERLMRLNAMRARPKRRGNPKDDGERSVIADNILDRDFTADRPNQKWLADFTYIWTAEGWLYVAVVLDLFSRVRHCA, encoded by the coding sequence ATGGGAGCGCCTGTTGCGGCGTTTCCCGGCAATGGCTTGCAACGCGCAGAATTGGCCGAGATTGCGACCCTGAAGAGAGAGGTCGCCAAGCTCAAGGCGGAGCGTGACATCCTAAAAAAGGGCGAGCCATGTGCGCCATTGGTTCGAGCACAATGGCGAGCGCCTACTTCGCGCGGGAAGCGACATGACGTTCGCTTTCGTGGCAAAGCATCGGCACATTTGGCCCCTCTCGGCGATGCACGCATCGCCGAGAGGGCAACGGGATCAGCTGGATGTGCGCGGTGCTGGGCGTCTCCCCGATCCGGCTTTCATGCCTGGCTCAGAAGGCCGATAAGCGAACGCGCGGCTCAGGATGCAAAGCTCGTCCAGTCGATCGACAAGAGCTTCAAGGCCAGCGATCGCACCTATGGCGCCCGCCGGGTCTGGCGTGACGTTCTGGAAGAAGGTCTCGCATGTGGACTGCACCGGATCGAACGCTTGATGCGGCTAAATGCAATGAGAGCGCGGCCCAAACGCCGCGGGAACCCGAAGGATGACGGCGAGCGGTCGGTCATCGCCGACAACATCCTTGACCGCGACTTCACAGCAGACCGGCCGAACCAGAAGTGGCTTGCCGACTTCACCTACATCTGGACCGCAGAGGGCTGGCTCTACGTGGCGGTCGTGCTGGACCTGTTCTCCAGGGTTCGCCATTGTGCTTGA
- a CDS encoding IS3 family transposase gives MAHQWLTVGWSMKAERDASLVMDALIPLMVCQSFHRNDLQTTAGQRMAVWRRGKADALLHHSDQGSQYTSEQFQRLLLDNGIICRVSRAGNVWDNSAMESFFSSLKIERTARKVYRTRDAARADVFDYIERFYNPRRRHSKLGYLSPMAFEDRAMQT, from the coding sequence ATGGCGCATCAATGGCTCACCGTCGGCTGGTCCATGAAGGCGGAACGGGATGCTTCACTGGTCATGGATGCGCTGATCCCTCTCATGGTTTGCCAGTCATTCCACCGGAATGACCTGCAAACCACTGCCGGGCAGCGGATGGCCGTCTGGCGGCGCGGAAAGGCTGACGCGCTGCTCCATCACTCAGACCAAGGATCGCAATATACCAGTGAGCAGTTTCAGCGCCTGCTGCTGGACAACGGCATCATTTGCCGGGTGAGCCGTGCGGGCAATGTGTGGGACAACTCAGCAATGGAGAGCTTCTTCTCGTCGCTGAAGATCGAACGGACAGCCCGCAAGGTCTACCGCACCCGTGACGCGGCACGCGCCGACGTGTTCGACTACATCGAGCGCTTTTACAATCCGAGGCGACGGCATTCGAAGCTGGGCTATCTCAGCCCTATGGCGTTCGAGGACCGAGCTATGCAAACCTAA
- a CDS encoding ABC transporter ATP-binding protein, producing the protein MTVIELDLPGFSFGRTPVLGPLTLRVDRGETLALTGPSGIGKSTLLRIIAGVYPAQGSPRITGRMAFVFEEPTLLRWRSAQRNIEIAAKVTPGRAATALDEVGLGTFADRFPDQLSLGQQRRLALARAFACDPDLMLLDEPFVSLDATAADEMMTLFAALRARRDMASILVTHAGEEARRLATRTLTLAGRPATLAADTHVTA; encoded by the coding sequence ATGACGGTCATTGAACTTGATCTGCCGGGGTTTTCCTTCGGGCGGACCCCGGTCCTCGGTCCGCTGACGCTGCGGGTCGACAGGGGCGAGACGCTGGCCCTGACCGGCCCCTCCGGCATCGGCAAGTCGACGCTGTTGCGCATCATCGCCGGCGTCTATCCGGCACAGGGCAGCCCACGGATCACCGGCCGGATGGCCTTCGTCTTTGAGGAACCGACGCTGCTGCGCTGGCGCAGCGCACAGCGCAACATCGAAATCGCGGCGAAGGTCACACCGGGCAGGGCTGCGACGGCGCTCGACGAGGTCGGCCTCGGCACCTTTGCCGACCGCTTCCCCGACCAGTTGTCGCTGGGTCAGCAGCGCCGCCTGGCGCTGGCCCGCGCCTTTGCCTGCGATCCCGATCTGATGCTTCTTGACGAACCCTTCGTGTCCCTGGATGCCACCGCGGCGGACGAGATGATGACCCTCTTCGCCGCCCTGCGCGCCCGCCGCGACATGGCCAGCATCCTCGTCACCCACGCAGGCGAGGAAGCCCGCCGTCTTGCGACCCGGACCCTGACCCTTGCCGGACGCCCCGCCACGCTCGCTGCAGACACCCACGTCACGGCCTAA
- a CDS encoding CoxG family protein, whose product MELKDEREIAAAPEVVWAALLDADVLRRCVPGCTQMEGSPEAGFTATVVQKVGPVKATFLGEVTLSAMTPPQSLTITGAGKGGPAGFASGGADVVLTPNGAGTTLAYVVNAKVGGKMAQLGSRIIDGFARKMADQFFDDFKAVVEGVDAADAPAPDAPEAEKKGWVKRLIGSKD is encoded by the coding sequence ATGGAACTGAAGGACGAGCGGGAGATTGCGGCGGCGCCGGAGGTGGTGTGGGCGGCTTTGCTGGATGCTGATGTGCTGCGGCGGTGCGTGCCGGGCTGCACGCAGATGGAGGGATCGCCGGAGGCGGGCTTTACCGCGACGGTGGTGCAGAAGGTGGGTCCTGTGAAGGCCACGTTTCTGGGCGAGGTGACGCTGTCGGCGATGACGCCGCCGCAGAGCCTGACGATCACGGGGGCGGGCAAGGGCGGGCCTGCGGGCTTTGCGTCGGGCGGGGCGGATGTGGTGCTGACGCCGAACGGGGCGGGCACGACGCTGGCCTACGTGGTGAACGCCAAGGTCGGCGGCAAGATGGCGCAGCTGGGCAGCCGGATCATCGACGGCTTCGCGCGCAAGATGGCGGACCAGTTCTTTGACGACTTCAAGGCGGTGGTCGAGGGCGTCGATGCGGCCGATGCGCCGGCACCGGATGCGCCTGAGGCGGAGAAGAAGGGCTGGGTCAAGCGGCTGATCGGCTCGAAGGACTGA
- a CDS encoding FAD binding domain-containing protein translates to MYAFELERPTTLADAVAAIGAGGQALSGGQTLIPTLKARLADPGRLVSLHSIPELKGVCTDDAGRICIGGATTHAQVAREAAAGYPALAALAARIGDPAVRNRGTIGGSLANNDPSACYPAAALGSGAVIVTNTREIAADDYFQGMFATALEEGEIVTEVKFPVPVAAAYEKFIQPASRFPLVAVFVARFGDGVRVAITGASEGGVFRWTQAEEALSARFDPAALDGIAMDPDPMIADLHGDKPYRAHLCNVMTKRAVMAAT, encoded by the coding sequence ATGTATGCATTCGAATTGGAGCGGCCCACGACGCTTGCCGACGCGGTGGCGGCGATTGGTGCGGGCGGGCAGGCGCTGTCGGGCGGGCAGACGCTGATCCCGACGCTGAAGGCGCGGCTGGCGGACCCGGGGCGGCTGGTCAGCCTGCACAGCATTCCGGAGCTGAAGGGGGTCTGCACCGACGACGCGGGCCGCATCTGCATCGGCGGGGCCACGACCCATGCGCAGGTGGCGCGCGAGGCGGCGGCGGGCTATCCGGCGCTGGCCGCACTCGCGGCGCGGATCGGTGATCCGGCGGTGCGCAACCGGGGCACGATCGGCGGGAGCCTGGCGAACAACGACCCCTCGGCCTGCTATCCGGCGGCGGCGCTGGGGTCCGGTGCGGTGATCGTGACCAACACGCGCGAGATCGCGGCGGACGATTATTTCCAGGGCATGTTCGCGACAGCGCTGGAGGAGGGCGAGATCGTGACGGAGGTGAAGTTCCCGGTGCCCGTGGCTGCGGCCTACGAAAAGTTCATCCAGCCCGCGTCGCGGTTCCCGCTGGTGGCGGTCTTCGTGGCGCGGTTTGGCGACGGCGTGCGGGTGGCGATCACCGGCGCGTCCGAAGGCGGCGTGTTCCGCTGGACGCAGGCCGAAGAGGCGCTGAGCGCCCGCTTCGACCCCGCAGCCCTGGACGGCATCGCGATGGACCCCGATCCCATGATCGCCGACCTGCACGGCGACAAACCCTACCGCGCACACCTCTGCAACGTCATGACCAAACGCGCGGTCATGGCCGCCACGTGA
- the acnA gene encoding aconitate hydratase AcnA: MTVTVGKDTAKTRKTLTVGDQSVAYYSIDAATKAGLGDFSKLPAALKVVLENMLRFEDGKTVTVDDIKAFATWADQGGQNPIEIAYRPARVLMQDFTGVPAVVDLAAMRDGIKALGGDAQQINPLNPVDLVIDHSVMIDEFGNPRAFQMNVDREYERNMERYQFLKWGQNAFNNFRVVPPGTGICHQVNLEYLAQTVWTDKDQNGEMIAYPDTLVGTDSHTTMVNGLAVLGWGVGGIEAEAAMLGQPISMLIPEVVGFELTGEMMEGTTGTDLVLKVVEMLRAHGVVSKFVEFYGAGLDKLPLADRATIANMAPEYGATCGYFPIDNETLRYLRNTGREEDRIALVEAYAKANGFWRDATYAPVYTSTLHLDMGTIVPAISGPKRPQDYIALTEAAGAFGKYIAGQRTEKSVPAEQKADMREEGGPAAPHHIPGDQGHHKSQKVEGEDYTIHDGSIVIASITSCTNTSNPYVMIGAGLVARKAHALGLRRKPWVKTSLAPGSQVVSAYLEAADLQKDLDAIGFNLVGYGCTTCIGNSGPIQKELSDAITKGDLIATSVLSGNRNFEGRISPDVRANYLASPPLVVAYALVGDMNVDITKEPLGQDQNGKDVFLKDIWPTSDEINALVEKTVTREAFQSKYADVFKGDEKWQAVEVTDSETYNWPPQSTYVQNPPYFKDMPKDAGTIHNLKDAKVLAVLGDMVTTDHISPAGSFKESSPAGKYLTEHQVPVREFNSYGSRRGNHEVMMRGTFANIRIKNEMLDGVEGGYTKGPDGNQTSIFDAAMAYEEQDTPLVIFAGEQYGAGSSRDWAAKGTALLGVKAVIAENFERIHRSNLVGMGVIPFEFTGGDTRKTLGLTGEETVSIDGLDTIKPLEVVKAHITMADGTTKTIDIKCRIDTAIEIEYIEHGGVLHYVLRNLAKAS, from the coding sequence ATGACCGTCACCGTCGGCAAAGATACCGCAAAGACCCGCAAGACACTGACCGTGGGCGACCAGTCCGTCGCCTACTATTCCATCGACGCGGCCACGAAGGCCGGTCTTGGCGATTTCAGCAAGTTGCCTGCCGCGCTGAAGGTCGTGCTGGAAAACATGCTGCGGTTCGAGGACGGCAAGACCGTCACCGTGGACGACATCAAGGCCTTTGCCACATGGGCCGATCAGGGCGGTCAGAACCCGATCGAGATCGCCTACCGCCCGGCCCGCGTGCTGATGCAGGACTTCACCGGCGTCCCCGCCGTCGTCGACCTTGCCGCCATGCGTGACGGCATCAAGGCGCTGGGTGGCGACGCGCAGCAGATCAACCCGCTGAACCCGGTCGATCTGGTCATCGACCACTCGGTCATGATCGACGAATTCGGCAACCCCCGCGCGTTCCAGATGAACGTCGACCGCGAGTACGAGCGGAACATGGAACGCTACCAGTTCCTGAAGTGGGGCCAGAACGCGTTCAACAACTTCCGGGTCGTGCCGCCGGGCACCGGCATCTGCCATCAGGTGAACCTAGAATACCTCGCCCAGACCGTCTGGACCGACAAAGACCAGAACGGCGAGATGATCGCCTATCCCGACACCCTCGTCGGCACCGACAGCCACACCACGATGGTCAACGGCCTCGCCGTCCTCGGCTGGGGCGTCGGTGGGATCGAGGCTGAGGCCGCGATGCTGGGCCAGCCGATCTCCATGCTGATCCCCGAAGTCGTGGGATTCGAGCTGACCGGCGAGATGATGGAAGGCACCACCGGCACCGACCTCGTGCTGAAGGTCGTCGAGATGCTGCGCGCTCACGGCGTCGTCAGCAAGTTCGTCGAATTCTACGGCGCAGGCCTCGACAAGCTGCCGCTGGCCGACCGTGCGACCATCGCCAACATGGCCCCCGAATACGGCGCCACCTGCGGCTATTTCCCGATCGACAACGAAACCCTGCGCTATCTGCGCAACACGGGCCGTGAGGAAGACCGCATTGCGCTGGTCGAAGCCTACGCCAAGGCCAACGGTTTCTGGCGCGATGCCACCTACGCGCCGGTCTACACCTCGACCCTGCACCTCGACATGGGGACCATCGTCCCCGCGATCTCTGGCCCCAAGCGTCCGCAGGACTACATCGCCCTGACCGAAGCCGCCGGTGCGTTCGGCAAGTACATCGCCGGCCAGCGGACCGAAAAGTCCGTTCCCGCCGAACAGAAAGCCGACATGCGCGAAGAAGGCGGCCCCGCAGCCCCGCACCACATCCCCGGCGATCAGGGCCACCACAAATCCCAGAAAGTCGAAGGCGAGGATTACACGATCCACGACGGGTCCATCGTGATCGCCTCGATTACCTCCTGCACGAACACCTCGAACCCCTACGTCATGATCGGCGCAGGCCTTGTCGCGCGCAAGGCGCACGCCCTCGGCCTGAGGCGCAAGCCTTGGGTCAAGACCTCGCTCGCGCCCGGCTCTCAGGTCGTTTCGGCCTATCTGGAGGCGGCGGATCTGCAAAAGGATCTGGACGCCATCGGTTTCAACCTCGTGGGCTACGGCTGCACCACCTGCATCGGCAACTCCGGCCCGATCCAGAAGGAACTGTCCGACGCCATCACCAAGGGCGATCTGATCGCGACCTCCGTCCTGTCGGGCAACCGCAACTTCGAAGGTCGTATTTCGCCAGACGTGCGCGCGAACTATCTCGCCTCCCCGCCGCTGGTCGTGGCCTATGCGCTGGTCGGCGACATGAACGTCGACATCACCAAGGAGCCGCTGGGGCAGGACCAGAACGGCAAGGACGTCTTCCTCAAGGACATCTGGCCCACCTCCGATGAAATCAACGCGCTGGTCGAAAAGACCGTCACGCGCGAGGCATTCCAGTCAAAATATGCCGACGTCTTCAAGGGCGACGAAAAGTGGCAGGCGGTCGAGGTCACGGACTCAGAGACCTACAACTGGCCGCCGCAGTCGACCTACGTCCAGAACCCGCCCTATTTCAAGGACATGCCCAAGGACGCAGGCACGATCCATAACCTGAAGGACGCCAAGGTGCTGGCCGTTCTGGGCGACATGGTCACGACCGACCACATCTCCCCCGCCGGATCGTTCAAGGAAAGCAGTCCCGCCGGCAAATACCTGACCGAACACCAGGTGCCCGTGCGCGAATTCAACTCCTACGGATCGCGTCGCGGCAACCACGAAGTCATGATGCGCGGCACCTTCGCCAACATCCGCATCAAGAACGAGATGCTTGACGGCGTCGAAGGCGGCTACACCAAGGGCCCCGACGGCAACCAGACCTCGATCTTCGACGCCGCCATGGCTTATGAAGAGCAAGACACCCCGCTGGTGATCTTCGCCGGCGAACAATATGGCGCAGGCTCCTCCCGCGACTGGGCGGCCAAGGGCACGGCCCTTCTGGGCGTGAAGGCCGTGATCGCCGAGAACTTCGAGCGGATCCACCGGTCCAACCTCGTCGGTATGGGCGTCATCCCGTTCGAGTTCACGGGTGGTGACACGCGCAAGACGCTGGGTCTGACGGGCGAAGAAACGGTCAGCATCGACGGCCTCGACACGATCAAGCCGCTGGAAGTCGTCAAGGCGCATATCACGATGGCCGATGGAACGACCAAGACCATCGACATCAAGTGCCGGATCGATACGGCAATCGAGATCGAGTACATCGAGCACGGCGGAGTCCTGCACTACGTGCTGCGGAACCTCGCCAAGGCGTCCTGA
- a CDS encoding DUF1223 domain-containing protein, producing the protein MRHLVSAFAFGAMMVAPPVVAQERGTVVELYTSQGCSSCPPADRILAQLADRDDVIALALHVDYWDYIGWTDDLGQAAFTERQRGYAQTWQARQVYTPQMVVAGVDEFVGSHPVVAMDSVASHPASADPVSLDLSRAGDMLTLTGQAVGPVPETALVQLVRYDPEVVRDIAKGENAGKTVVYRNVVTSWAPVGPWSTAQPLHMQISAPGDQPVVVIVQDGANGPILGAIRLR; encoded by the coding sequence ATGCGCCATCTTGTGTCTGCCTTTGCCTTCGGTGCCATGATGGTCGCGCCGCCTGTCGTGGCACAGGAAAGAGGCACGGTGGTTGAACTTTATACCTCTCAGGGATGTTCAAGCTGCCCGCCGGCGGACCGGATCCTGGCGCAGCTGGCGGACCGGGACGACGTGATCGCGCTCGCGCTGCATGTCGATTACTGGGACTACATTGGTTGGACCGACGATCTGGGTCAGGCGGCCTTTACAGAGCGTCAGCGCGGCTATGCGCAAACCTGGCAGGCGCGGCAGGTCTATACGCCGCAGATGGTCGTGGCGGGGGTGGACGAGTTCGTGGGGTCTCACCCGGTCGTCGCGATGGACAGCGTTGCGTCGCACCCGGCCTCGGCCGATCCGGTCAGCCTTGATCTGTCCCGCGCGGGTGACATGTTGACGCTCACCGGGCAGGCTGTGGGTCCGGTGCCCGAGACCGCCCTCGTGCAGCTGGTGCGCTATGATCCCGAAGTCGTGCGCGATATCGCAAAAGGCGAGAACGCGGGCAAGACCGTCGTCTACCGCAATGTCGTCACAAGCTGGGCGCCGGTTGGACCGTGGAGCACCGCGCAACCGTTGCACATGCAGATCAGCGCACCGGGGGATCAGCCGGTGGTGGTGATCGTGCAGGACGGGGCCAATGGCCCGATCCTCGGGGCCATCCGCCTGCGCTAG